Genomic segment of Bacteroides intestinalis DSM 17393:
TGGTCGCGGATGGATGAAGAAACGGCACGCTGCAACATAAATGCCGGTAGCGCAGGTACTTCGGGCGGGAAGTAGTCATTGGAAGTTCCCTCGCCACGGATGGCGGCGATAGGAAGGATGAGATCCCCTATTCTGTTTTTCTTATCGATGCCACCGCACTTGCCCAGGAACAGGCAGGCTTTGGGCTGTATAGCACTTAGTAAATCCATGATAATTGCAGCGTTAGGGCTTCCCATACCAAAGTTGATAATGGTCATGCCTTCTGCTGAAGCAGACGTCATATTAGCGTCTTTACCAAGAACGGGCACATTGAACTTCTCCGCAAAAATATCCACATACTTGTTGAAGTTAGTCAACAGAATATACTCTCCAAAGTCCTCAAGCTTACGTTTTGTGTAACGAGGCAGCCAGTTAGCTACGATTTCTTGCTTTGTTTTCATAAGATTTCATTAAATTTGTTCCCTAAATACTTTCAGGGAGCGATTATTTAACTCACAAAAGTACAATAAAAAAGTAGAATTCGGAAATTTGTTAATCACTTATCACATATCAATATGTTATCGTTAAACTTACCTGTATTTGATGCTAAAGTCGTGAACCGTGAAGGGAAACCTGCTATTTTCGACGTGATACGGCGCCGATATGTAGCACTGACGCCCGAAGAATGGGTACGCCAGCATTTTGTACATTTTCTGCTGAACCATAAAGGATATCCGCAGACATTGATGGCGAACGAGGTACAGGTACAGCTCAACGGAACGAAGAAACGTTGTGACACAGTGCTTTACCGTCGTGACCTCACGGCACGGATGATTGTGGAGTATAAAGCGCCGGACATAGAGATTACGCAAGCGGTGTTCAATCAGATTACGCGCTACAATATGGTGCTGAAAGTAGATTACTTGGTAGTGAGTAATGGAATGCAACACTATTGCTGCCGGATGGATTACGAACGGAATAGCTATACTTTTCTTCCGGATATTCCTGATTATCAGACGTTATAATATCCATTAAAAAGGGCTACACCCTTTACCCCGGATGGCTACACCCTTTGGGGGATATGGTGTAGCCATCTGAGGCAAAGGGTGTAGCCCTTTTCAATGAGACTAATCAGGATCTAAACCTTCTCAGTCTTTTCTTCTATCTGCTTCTTTCCTAATTTTTCCTGTATCTTCTGCATCAACTCATAGAAATTAGGGATATAGACTGTGGCAAGCAATGTATTCAGTGCCATACCGAACACTACAGCAGCTCCCAGTGCAATACGGCTTTCCGCTCCTGCACCCGTAGCAAACAGCAATGGCATCACACCGAATACAAATGCCAGGGATGTCATCAGGATAGGCCGCAAGCGGATATGCCCTGCCTGGAATGCCGCATCACGAATGGAGTTGCCTTGCGCACGGAAATCGCGGGCGAACTCTACAATCAGAATACCATTTTTTGCCGACAGTGCCACAAGCAGGATAATACCGATTTGTGTATAGATGCTGACAGGTGTTCCCATAATGAGACAGCCAATCATCGCTCCCAACAATGCTACCGGAAGCCCGATGACCGCAGCTACCGGGCTCGTCCAACTCTCGTACTGTGCTGCAAGTACCAGGAAGGCAACGAGTAATGCCATTACAAACACAA
This window contains:
- a CDS encoding AMP nucleosidase, encoding MKTKQEIVANWLPRYTKRKLEDFGEYILLTNFNKYVDIFAEKFNVPVLGKDANMTSASAEGMTIINFGMGSPNAAIIMDLLSAIQPKACLFLGKCGGIDKKNRIGDLILPIAAIRGEGTSNDYFPPEVPALPAFMLQRAVSSSIRDHARDYWTGTVYTTNRRIWEHDEEFKEYLKKTRAMAVDMETATLFSCGFANHIPTGAILLVSDQPMIPEGVKTDKSDNLVTQNYVTEHVEIGIASLRMIIDEKKTVKHLKFDW
- a CDS encoding type I restriction enzyme HsdR N-terminal domain-containing protein; translated protein: MLSLNLPVFDAKVVNREGKPAIFDVIRRRYVALTPEEWVRQHFVHFLLNHKGYPQTLMANEVQVQLNGTKKRCDTVLYRRDLTARMIVEYKAPDIEITQAVFNQITRYNMVLKVDYLVVSNGMQHYCCRMDYERNSYTFLPDIPDYQTL